Proteins encoded together in one Carya illinoinensis cultivar Pawnee chromosome 3, C.illinoinensisPawnee_v1, whole genome shotgun sequence window:
- the LOC122303995 gene encoding actin cytoskeleton-regulatory complex protein PAN1-like isoform X2: protein MASGSSGRANPGSKGFDFGSDDILCSYEDYVNQDSSNGSHSDPVIGSNSSKDFQKSRMARSAMFPAVYNQPEDSFSQDVIATVERSMKKYADNLLRFLEGISSRLSQLELYCYNLDKSIGEMRSDLVRDHGEADSKLKTLEKHLHEVHRSVQILRDKQELAETQKELAKLQLAQKESSSSSHSQSNEEKTSAAAVDSKKTENTSDAHNQQLALALPHQVVPQQQSAPPPQALAQNLTQQQPYYLPPTPLTNPPAQTQHHPQSQYQPSDSQYRTPQLQDISRVAPQPAQSQVNQTPPVQPFPQYQQQWPQQSPQPTQQSMMQPQIRPSSAAVYPSYPPSQSTNPSPQETLPSSMPMQVPFAGIPQPVSSRADAMPYGYGGAGRTVPQQPQQIKSNFGAQPGDGYAAVGPQQVLPPGSSYMMYDSEGRAHHSPQPPHYAQGVYPPTSVSLQNPQPSTGPNILVRNSAHSQFYRNHPYSELIEKLASMGFRGDHVASVIQRMEESGQPVDFNTVLDRLNVHSSGGSQRGW, encoded by the exons ATGGCGTCCGGTTCTTCGGGTCGGGCCAACCCGGGCTCAAAGGGATTCGATTTCGGATCCGATGACATCCTCTGCTCCTACGAGGACTACGTGAACCAGGACTCTTCCAATGGCAGCCACAGCGACCCGGTCATCGGCTCCAATTCCAGCAAG GATTTCCAGAAAAGCAGAATGGCAAGATCAGCAATGTTTCCTGCAGTCTATAACCAGCCTGAAGATTCTTTCAGCCAAGATGTGATAGCAACTGTTGAAAGAAGTATGAAGAAATATGCTGACAACCTGCTGCGCTTTCTTGAGGGTATCAGTTCACGGTTGTCACAGTTGGAATTATATTGCTATAATCTTGATAAATCAATTGGGGAAATGCGATCGGATCTAGTTCGTGATCATGGAGAAGCAGATTCAAAGCTTAAAACTCTTGAGAAGCACCTTCATGAA GTCCACAGGTCTGTACAGATTCTAAGAGACAAGCAAGAACTTGCTGAGACCCAGAAAGAACTAGCCAAGCTTCAGCTTGCACAAAAAGAGTCGTCTTCGTCAAGCCACTCGCAGTCCAACGAGGAGAAAACTTCAGCAGCGGCTGTTGATTCGAAAAAGACTGAAAACACATCTGATGCACATAACCAGCAATTAGCTCTTGCCCTGCCTCACCAAGTGGTACCCCAGCAACAGTCTGCACCCCCTCCACAAGCACTGGCTCAGAATCTAACTCAACAACAGCCCTATTATCTGCCTCCAACTCCATTAACAAATCCACCTGCACAAACACAACACCATCCTCAGAGTCAGTATCAGCCTTCTGATTCCCAGTACCGAACACCCCAACTGCAGGACATCTCCAGGGTGGCACCCCAACCAGCGCAGTCTCAAGTAAATCAAACGCCACCAGTACAACCATTCCCACAGTATCAGCAGCAATGGCCCCAGCAGTCACCCCAGCCAACACAGCAGTCCATGATGCAACCCCAGATCAGGCCCTCTTCGGCGGCAGTTTACCCTTCCTACCCACCAAGTCAATCAACGAACCCATCTCCTCAAGAAACGCTGCCTAGCAGCATGCCAATGCAAGTGCCATTTGCAGGAATCCCTCAGCCGGTGTCGAGCCGTGCTGATGCCATGCCATATGGATATGGTGGTGCAGGTAGAACAGTTCCGCAGCAGCCTCAGCAAATCAAGAGCAATTTTGGAGCACAACCAGGCGATGGCTATGCTGCTGTTGGGCCCCAGCAAGTACTTCCTCCAGGGAGTTCTTATATGATGTATGACAGTGAAGGGAGGGCCCACCATTCGCCTCAACCTCCTCATTACGCTCAAGGTGTATATCCTCCAACAAGTGTCTCTCTTCAGAATCCACAACCATCAACAGGCCCAAATATTTTGGTCCGGAACTCGGCCCATTCACAATTTTATCGCAACCATCCTTATAGTGAGTTGATTGAGAAACTGGCGAGCATGGGTTTCAGGGGTGACCACGTTGCTAGCGTGATTCAGAGAATGGAAGAGAGTGGGCAACCTGTTGATTTCAATACCGTTCTTGACAGGTTGAATGTGCATTCTTCTGGAGGTTCTCAGAGAGGATGGTGA
- the LOC122303995 gene encoding actin cytoskeleton-regulatory complex protein PAN1-like isoform X1: protein MASGSSGRANPGSKGFDFGSDDILCSYEDYVNQDSSNGSHSDPVIGSNSSKQDFQKSRMARSAMFPAVYNQPEDSFSQDVIATVERSMKKYADNLLRFLEGISSRLSQLELYCYNLDKSIGEMRSDLVRDHGEADSKLKTLEKHLHEVHRSVQILRDKQELAETQKELAKLQLAQKESSSSSHSQSNEEKTSAAAVDSKKTENTSDAHNQQLALALPHQVVPQQQSAPPPQALAQNLTQQQPYYLPPTPLTNPPAQTQHHPQSQYQPSDSQYRTPQLQDISRVAPQPAQSQVNQTPPVQPFPQYQQQWPQQSPQPTQQSMMQPQIRPSSAAVYPSYPPSQSTNPSPQETLPSSMPMQVPFAGIPQPVSSRADAMPYGYGGAGRTVPQQPQQIKSNFGAQPGDGYAAVGPQQVLPPGSSYMMYDSEGRAHHSPQPPHYAQGVYPPTSVSLQNPQPSTGPNILVRNSAHSQFYRNHPYSELIEKLASMGFRGDHVASVIQRMEESGQPVDFNTVLDRLNVHSSGGSQRGW from the exons ATGGCGTCCGGTTCTTCGGGTCGGGCCAACCCGGGCTCAAAGGGATTCGATTTCGGATCCGATGACATCCTCTGCTCCTACGAGGACTACGTGAACCAGGACTCTTCCAATGGCAGCCACAGCGACCCGGTCATCGGCTCCAATTCCAGCAAG CAGGATTTCCAGAAAAGCAGAATGGCAAGATCAGCAATGTTTCCTGCAGTCTATAACCAGCCTGAAGATTCTTTCAGCCAAGATGTGATAGCAACTGTTGAAAGAAGTATGAAGAAATATGCTGACAACCTGCTGCGCTTTCTTGAGGGTATCAGTTCACGGTTGTCACAGTTGGAATTATATTGCTATAATCTTGATAAATCAATTGGGGAAATGCGATCGGATCTAGTTCGTGATCATGGAGAAGCAGATTCAAAGCTTAAAACTCTTGAGAAGCACCTTCATGAA GTCCACAGGTCTGTACAGATTCTAAGAGACAAGCAAGAACTTGCTGAGACCCAGAAAGAACTAGCCAAGCTTCAGCTTGCACAAAAAGAGTCGTCTTCGTCAAGCCACTCGCAGTCCAACGAGGAGAAAACTTCAGCAGCGGCTGTTGATTCGAAAAAGACTGAAAACACATCTGATGCACATAACCAGCAATTAGCTCTTGCCCTGCCTCACCAAGTGGTACCCCAGCAACAGTCTGCACCCCCTCCACAAGCACTGGCTCAGAATCTAACTCAACAACAGCCCTATTATCTGCCTCCAACTCCATTAACAAATCCACCTGCACAAACACAACACCATCCTCAGAGTCAGTATCAGCCTTCTGATTCCCAGTACCGAACACCCCAACTGCAGGACATCTCCAGGGTGGCACCCCAACCAGCGCAGTCTCAAGTAAATCAAACGCCACCAGTACAACCATTCCCACAGTATCAGCAGCAATGGCCCCAGCAGTCACCCCAGCCAACACAGCAGTCCATGATGCAACCCCAGATCAGGCCCTCTTCGGCGGCAGTTTACCCTTCCTACCCACCAAGTCAATCAACGAACCCATCTCCTCAAGAAACGCTGCCTAGCAGCATGCCAATGCAAGTGCCATTTGCAGGAATCCCTCAGCCGGTGTCGAGCCGTGCTGATGCCATGCCATATGGATATGGTGGTGCAGGTAGAACAGTTCCGCAGCAGCCTCAGCAAATCAAGAGCAATTTTGGAGCACAACCAGGCGATGGCTATGCTGCTGTTGGGCCCCAGCAAGTACTTCCTCCAGGGAGTTCTTATATGATGTATGACAGTGAAGGGAGGGCCCACCATTCGCCTCAACCTCCTCATTACGCTCAAGGTGTATATCCTCCAACAAGTGTCTCTCTTCAGAATCCACAACCATCAACAGGCCCAAATATTTTGGTCCGGAACTCGGCCCATTCACAATTTTATCGCAACCATCCTTATAGTGAGTTGATTGAGAAACTGGCGAGCATGGGTTTCAGGGGTGACCACGTTGCTAGCGTGATTCAGAGAATGGAAGAGAGTGGGCAACCTGTTGATTTCAATACCGTTCTTGACAGGTTGAATGTGCATTCTTCTGGAGGTTCTCAGAGAGGATGGTGA
- the LOC122303997 gene encoding callose synthase 12-like: MSLPQRPSSAQSRHTPRPHSESEIYNIIPIHNLLADHPSLRFPEVRAVTTALRAVGDLRKPPYSQWAPHLDLLDWLALFFGFQSDNVRNQREHLVLHLANAQMRLSPPPDNIDALDATVLRRFRKKLLRNYTAWCSYLGKKSNIWISDRGQADSEHRRELLYVSLYLLVWGESANVRFVPECICFIFHNMAMELNKILEGYIDEDTGQPFMPSISGENAFLNCVVKPIYETISAEVESSKNGSAPYSVWRNYDDINEYFWSKRCFLKLRWPIKLNSNFFMTTGRRGKHVGKTGFVEQRSFWNLFRSFDRLWVMLLLFLQAAIIVAWEGRDYPWHAWTSREVQVRLLTVFFTWSGLRFFKSLLDASMQYSLVSRETMGLGVRMVMKSVVAAAWIVVFGVFYGRIWSQRNADRRWSPEANRRVVTFLEVALVFVLPELLAVALFILPWLRNFLEETNWRIFYMLSWWFQSRAFVGRGLREGLVDNIKYTLFWVVVLATKFCFSYFLQIKPMIAPTKEMLDLKVVHYQWYQLFKRSDRLAIGLLWLPVVLIYLMDIQIWYSIYSSFVGAAVGLFQHLGEIRNIEQLRLRFQFFASAIQFNLMPEEQLLNARGMRNKFNDAIHRLKLRYGLGRPYKKLESNQVEANKFALIWNEIISIFREEDIISDNEHELLELPQNSWNVRVIRWPCFLLCNELLLALGQAKELVDAPDKWLWYKICKNEYRRCAVIEAYDCIKHLLLEITNSSTEEHSIMTILFQEIDHSIEIERFTKTFNMNVLPQLHTQLIKLVQVLNKPVKDPSQVVNSLQALYEIAKRDLFKEKRSMEQLREDGLASRNPASAQGLLFENAVNLPDPGNETFYRQVRRLHTILTSRDSMHNIPVNLEARRRIAFFSNSLFMNMPHAPQVEKMMAFSVLTPYYSEEVLYSKEQLRTENEDGISILYYLQTIYADDWKHFIERMRREGMVKNEEIWTTKLRDLRLWASYRGQTLARTVRGMMYYYRALKMLAFLDSASEMDIREGSRELGSMRRDNLDGYNSEGSPSSRNLSRTGSSVNLLFKGHEYGTALMKFTYVVACQIYGTQKAKKDPRADEILYLMKNNEALRVAYVDEVSTGRDGKEYYSVLVKYDHQKQEEVEIYRIKLPGPLKLGEGKPENQNHAIIFTRGDAVQTIDMNQDNYFEEALKMRNLLEEFRHYYGIRKPTILGVREHIFTGSVSSLAWFMSAQETSFVTLGQRVLADPLKVRMHYGHPDVFDRFWFLTRGGISKASRVINISEDIFAGFNCTLRGGNVTHHEYIQVGKGRDVGLNQVSMFEAKVASGNGEQVLSRDVYRLGHRLDFFRMLSFFYTTVGFFFNTMMVILTVYAFLWGRLYLALSGFEDSALADNTNSNAALGTILNQQFIIQLGLFTALPMIVENSLELGFLQAIWDFLTMQLQLSSVFYTFSMGTRAHYFGRTILHGGAKYRATGRGFVVEHKNFAENYRLFARSHFVKAIELGLILIVYASHSPIAGNTFVYIAMTITSWFLVVSWVMTPFVFNPSGFDWLKTVYDFDDFMNWIWYRGSVFAKSEQSWERWWYEEQDHLRTTGFWGKIMEIILDLRFFFFQYGIVYQLNIAAGSTSIAVYLLSWIYVFVAFGIYVVIAYAQDKYAAKEHIYYRLVQFLVIILAILVVIALLQFTDFTFIDIFTSLLAFIPTGWGMILIAQVFRPLLHHTILWETVVSLARLYDIMFGVIVMAPVALLSWLPGFQSMQTRILFNEAFSRGLRIFQIVTGKKSKADL, translated from the coding sequence ATGAGTCTCCCGCAGCGGCCGTCTTCGGCCCAAAGCCGGCATACTCCACGACCACACTCCGAATCTGAGATCTACAACATCATCCCCATCCACAATCTCCTCGCCGACCACCCTTCCCTCCGTTTCCCGGAGGTTCGCGCCGTCACCACCGCTCTCCGAGCCGTTGGAGATCTACGCAAGCCCCCCTACTCTCAATGGGCCCCGCACTTGGACCTCCTGGACTGGCTCGCCCTCTTCTTCGGTTTCCAGAGCGACAACGTCCGGAACCAGCGCGAACACCTCGTCCTCCATCTCGCCAACGCCCAGATGCGCCTCTCCCCTCCCCCAGACAACATTGATGCCCTCGACGCGACCGTTTTGCGGCGGTTCCGCAAGAAGCTCCTCCGTAACTACACTGCCTGGTGCTCCTACCTCGGCAAGAAATCCAATATCTGGATCTCTGATCGCGGCCAGGCCGACTCCGAACATCGCCGCGAGCTACTCTACGTCTCGCTTTACCTACTCGTCTGGGGTGAGTCAGCCAACGTCCGCTTCGTCCCCGAATGCATTTGCTTTATTTTCCATAACATGGCCATGGAATTGAACAAAATCCTAGAGGGTTACATAGACGAGGACACCGGCCAGCCATTTATGCCCTCTATTTCGGGCGAGAACGCGTTCTTGAACTGCGTTGTGAAACCAATTTACGAGACGATCAGCGCCGAAGTTGAAAGTAGTAAGAACGGGTCTGCGCCGTACAGTGTGTGGCGCAATTACGATGATATAAATGAGTATTTTTGGAGTAAACGGTGTTTTCTGAAACTCCGCTGGCCGATTAAGTTGAACAGTAATTTTTTCATGACGACTGGTAGACGGGGAAAACATGTGGGGAAGACTGGCTTTGTGGAGCAGAGGTCGTTTTGGAACTTGTTTAGGAGTTTCGATAGGTTATGGGTGATGCTGTTGTTGTTTTTGCAGGCGGCCATTATTGTTGCATGGGAGGGGAGGGATTATCCGTGGCATGCATGGACGAGTAGGGAGGTGCAGGTGCGTCTTTTGACTGTGTTCTTCACGTGGAGTGGCTTGAGGTTCTTCAAGTCCTTGTTGGACGCCAGCATGCAGTATAGTTTGGTCTCCAGGGAGACAATGGGGCTTGGGGTGAGGATGGTGATGAAGAGCGTGGTTGCTGCCGCGTGGATTGTGGTGTTCGGGGTATTTTATGGGAGGATATGGTCGCAGAGGAATGCTGATAGGAGGTGGTCTCCCGAGGCGAATAGAAGGGTGGTGACTTTTCTTGAGGTAGCGTTGGTTTTTGTGTTGCCGGAGCTTCTGGCAGTGGCACTGTTTATTCTTCCGTGGCTTAGGAATTTTCTTGAGGAGACGAATTGGAGGATCTTTTATATGTTGTCATGGTGGTTTCAGAGCAGGGCTTTTGTGGGACGTGGGTTGAGGGAGGGTCTCGTGGACAATATTAAGTACACTTTGTTCTGGGTTGTGGTTCTTGCTACGAAATTTTGTTTCAGTTACTTTTTGCAGATCAAACCTATGATAGCCCCAACAAAAGAGATGTTGGATCTAAAAGTTGTGCATTATCAATGGTATCAACTTTTCAAAAGGAGCGACAGATTAGCAATTGGGCTATTGTGGCTTCCTGTTGTTTTGATTTACCTCATGGATATCCAGATTTGGTACTCCATCTACTCATCTTTTGTTGGGGCAGCGGTTGGGTTGTTTCAGCACTTGGGTGAGATTCGAAACATTGAACAATTGAGGCTGAGGTTCCAGTTCTTTGCGAGTGCCATTCAGTTCAATCTCATGCCAGAGGAGCAGCTGTTAAATGCAAGGGGGATGAGGAATAAGTTTAATGATGCCATCCACAGGTTGAAGCTTAGATATGGGCTTGGTCGACCATATAAGAAGCTTGAATCTAACCAAGTTGAGGCAAATAAATTTGCTTTGATATGGAatgaaattatttcaattttcagGGAAGAAGATATCATCTCTGACAATGAACACGAGCTGTTGGAGCTGCCCCAGAATTCTTGGAATGTCAGGGTCATCCGCTGGCCTTGTTTCCTTCTCTGTAATGAACTACTGCTTGCACTTGGTCAAGCGAAAGAGTTGGTAGATGCTCCAGACAAGTGGCTCTGGTACAAGATATGCAAGAATGAGTACAGGCGCTGTGCTGTGATTGAAGCTTACGACTGTATCAAGCACTTGTTGCTTGAGATTACCAACAGCAGCACCGAAGAGCATTCCATCATGACCATCCTTTTTCAAGAGATCGATCACTCTATTGAGATTGAGAGGTTTACTAAGACATTTAATATGAATGTACTGCCGCAGCTCCATACCCAGTTAATAAAACTTGTTCAGGTATTGAACAAGCCTGTGAAAGATCCTAGCCAGGTGGTGAATTCACTTCAGGCCCTTTATGAGATTGCTAAACGGGATCTTTTCAAGGAGAAGAGGAGCATGGAACAGCTGAGGGAGGATGGTTTAGCCTCTCGCAATCCTGCTTCTGCTCAGGGGCTGCTTTTTGAGAATGCTGTCAACTTGCCAGACCCCGGTAATGAGACCTTCTATCGGCAGGTCCGGCGGTTGCACACAATTCTTACTTCTCGGGACTCGATGCACAATATCCCAGTAAATCTTGAGGCAAGACGCCGAATTGCTTTCTTCAGTAACTCCCTCTTCATGAACATGCCCCATGCCCCCCAAGTTGAGAAAATGATGGCCTTCAGTGTATTGACCCCTTACTACAGTGAAGAAGTACTCTATAGCAAAGAACAACTTAGAACGGAGAATGAAGATGGGATTTCTATCCTGTATTATTTACAGACAATTTATGCTGATGATTGGAAACATTTTATTGAGAGGATGCGCCGAGAAGGAAtggtgaaaaatgaagaaatatggACAACGAAGCTGAGAGATCTCAGGCTTTGGGCATCATACAGAGGCCAGACACTTGCCCGCACTGTAAGGGGAATGATGTATTACTATCGGGCTCTTAAGATGCTGGCATTTCTGGATTCTGCATCAGAGATGGACATCCGGGAAGGATCACGAGAACTTGGTTCAATGAGGCGAGACAACTTGGATGGTTACAATTCAGAAGGGTCGCCTTCTTCCAGGAATTTGAGCAGGACGGGCAGTTCAGTGAATTTGTTGTTCAAAGGACACGAGTATGGGACTGCTTTGATGAAGTTCACATACGTGGTTGCCTGCCAGATATATGGGACTCAAAAGGCAAAAAAAGATCCCCGTGCTGATGAAATATTGTATCTGATGAAAAACAATGAGGCCCTTCGAGTTGCCTATGTTGATGAGGTTTCCACAGGGAGGGATGGGAAAGAGTACTACTCTGTCCTTGTGAAGTACGACCACCAAAAGCAGGAGGAAGTGGAAATCTACCGGATAAAGCTGCCCGGTCCTTTAAAGCTTGGGGAGGGAAAACCGGAGAATCAAAATCATGCCATCATCTTCACCCGTGGTGATGCTGTTCAGACTATTGATATGAACCAAGACAACTATTTTGAAGAGGCACTCAAAATGCGCAATTTATTGGAAGAATTCAGGCATTATTATGGCATCCGGAAGCCTACAATCTTGGGAGTTAGGGAGCACATCTTTACCGGATCCGTTTCATCACTTGCTTGGTTTATGTCGGCTCAGGAAACGAGTTTTGTCACCTTGGGACAGCGTGTTCTGGCAGACCCCTTGAAGGTTAGAATGCATTATGGCCATCCAGATGTTTTTGACAGGTTTTGGTTCTTGACTCGTGGTGGCATCAGTAAAGCTTCCAGAGTGATTAACATCAGTGAGGACATTTTTGCTGGCTTTAATTGCACATTGCGTGGAGGCAATGTAACCCACCATGAATACATCCAAGTTGGCAAGGGAAGGGATGTTGGGTTGAATCAAGTATCCATGTTCGAGGCCAAGGTAGCAAGTGGAAATGGTGAGCAAGTTCTTAGCAGAGATGTCTACAGGCTGGGTCATAGGTTGGACTTCTTCAGGATGCTGTCATTCTTTTACACTACCGTGGGATTCTTTTTCAACACAATGATGGTGATTCTGACTGTATATGCATTTCTTTGGGGACGACTCTATCTGGCTCTCAGTGGTTTTGAGGATTCTGCTTTGGCAGATAACACAAATAGCAATGCAGCACTTGGTACAATCTTGAATCAGCAGTTCATCATCCAACTTGGTTTGTTCACTGCCCTTCCTATGATAGTGGAGAACTCTCTTGAGCTTGGGTTCTTGCAAGCTATTTGGGATTTCCTTACAATGCAGCTCCAGCTGTCATCTGTTTTCTACACATTCTCTATGGGAACTCGTGCCCACTACTTTGGCCGGACTATTCTTCATGGTGGTGCAAAATATCGGGCCACTGGACGTGGTTTTGTTGTGGAGCACAAGAATTTTGCGGAGAATTATAGACTCTTTGCTCGAAGCCATTTTGTGAAGGCTATTGAACTTGGACTGATACTGATAGTTTACGCGTCGCACAGTCCTATAGCTGGCAACACATTTGTTTACATAGCCATGACCATCACTAGTTGGTTCTTGGTTGTGTCCTGGGTTATGACCCCCTTTGTGTTTAATCCTTCTGGATTTGATTGGTTGAAGACTGTTtatgattttgatgactttatGAACTGGATTTGGTACCGTGGCAGCGTGTTTGCAAAATCTGAACAGAGCTGGGAAAGATGGTGGTATGAGGAGCAGGATCATCTTAGGACGACCGGCTTTTGGGGAAAGATAATGGAAATTATCTTAGACCTCCGATTCTTCTTTTTCCAATATGGGATAGTGTACCAGCTAAATATCGCTGCAGGGAGTACCAGTATTGCTGTTTACTTGTTGTCTTGGATCTATGTGTTCGTGGCTTTTGGCATTTATGTGGTAATAGCATATGCTCAGGATAAATATGCGGCAAAAGAACACATCTACTATCGTCTTGTCCAGTTCCTCGTGATTATACTTGCTATACTTGTCGTGATTGCCCTGCTGCAAT